One genomic window of Undibacterium cyanobacteriorum includes the following:
- a CDS encoding CbbQ/NirQ/NorQ/GpvN family protein, translating into MNDFLPAALLEKVSPSHSQAIPYYREVGQECQLFEFAFQRGLPLLIKGPTGCGKTRFVAHMAARLERPLITVACHDDLSAADLVGRHLIGDGETIWSDGPLTRSVREGGICYLDEIVEARKDTTVVLHPLTDDRRVLPIERTGELLQAPSEFMLVASYNPGYQNLLKNLKPSTRQRFVAIEFSYPQAEIETDIIVQESGIDRACAQTLVAIAQAFRRLQHYHLEESASTRLLIYAAKLMLAGLTPRAACHFALAQPLSDEASTIAALLEVIHLHFAS; encoded by the coding sequence ATGAACGACTTTTTGCCTGCTGCCCTTCTTGAGAAGGTAAGTCCATCGCATTCTCAAGCTATTCCCTACTATCGCGAAGTCGGACAAGAATGTCAGTTGTTTGAATTCGCCTTCCAACGCGGTTTACCACTGCTCATTAAAGGGCCAACTGGATGTGGCAAAACCCGCTTCGTTGCCCATATGGCCGCGCGTCTGGAACGTCCATTGATCACAGTCGCTTGTCATGATGATTTGAGCGCCGCGGATCTGGTTGGTCGACATCTGATCGGCGACGGCGAGACGATATGGTCCGATGGTCCACTAACTCGCAGCGTCCGCGAGGGTGGCATTTGCTATCTCGACGAAATCGTCGAAGCTCGCAAGGACACCACTGTGGTGCTACACCCGCTGACGGATGACAGACGAGTACTTCCTATCGAACGTACGGGTGAGTTATTGCAAGCACCGAGCGAGTTTATGTTGGTTGCTTCCTATAACCCGGGCTACCAAAATCTTCTCAAAAACCTCAAGCCTTCAACACGGCAACGCTTCGTTGCGATTGAATTCTCTTACCCACAAGCGGAGATTGAGACCGACATCATCGTGCAAGAATCGGGTATCGACCGCGCTTGCGCCCAAACTTTGGTCGCCATTGCGCAGGCCTTTCGCCGCTTACAACATTATCATCTGGAAGAAAGCGCTTCGACACGTCTCTTGATTTACGCTGCCAAATTGATGCTCGCTGGTTTGACTCCGCGTGCGGCTTGTCATTTCGCCTTGGCGCAACCGCTGAGCGACGAAGCAAGCACCATTGCCGCTTTACTTGAAGTGATTCATCTCCACTTTGCTAGCTAA
- a CDS encoding cbb3-type cytochrome c oxidase subunit I, giving the protein MQYKSQAVAKPYFIAAIALFLAQILFGLIMGLQYLIGDFLFPYIPFNVARMVHTNLLIVWLLFGFMGAAYYLVPEESERELHSPKLAMLMFWVFLVAGALTIVGYLAVPYASLAKLTGNDILETMGREFLEQPLPTKLGIVVVALVFLFNISMTVLKGRKTSISLVMLAGLWGLAVFFLFSFYNPSNLVKDKYYWWWVVHLWVEGVWELILGAMLAFVLIKVTGVDREVIEKWLYSIIAMSLITGIIGTGHHYYWIGAPEYWQWWGSVFSALEPIPFFMMTVFAFNMVNRRRKDHPNRAAVLWALGTGVMAFLGAGVWGFLHTLAPVNYYTHGTQITAAHGHMAFYGAYAMVVITMISYTMPLMRGRLANSNRAQVMEMWSFWLMTVSMVFITLFLTAAGILQVWLQRVASSPLSFMSTQDQLAIFYWLRLGSGVIFLIGLGLYIFSFFARAGDAEPVAEAST; this is encoded by the coding sequence ATGCAATATAAATCACAGGCAGTCGCGAAGCCTTATTTCATCGCGGCCATCGCCCTGTTTCTCGCCCAGATTCTATTTGGCTTGATCATGGGCTTGCAGTATTTGATCGGCGATTTTCTATTCCCCTATATTCCTTTCAATGTGGCCCGCATGGTGCACACCAATCTCTTGATTGTGTGGCTCCTGTTCGGCTTTATGGGTGCGGCATACTACTTAGTGCCGGAGGAATCTGAACGTGAGCTGCATAGTCCTAAATTGGCGATGCTCATGTTTTGGGTGTTCTTGGTGGCAGGCGCCTTAACCATTGTCGGTTACTTAGCGGTTCCGTATGCCTCGCTGGCCAAACTGACCGGCAACGACATTCTGGAAACCATGGGACGTGAATTCTTAGAGCAGCCGCTACCGACTAAACTCGGCATTGTGGTAGTAGCTCTGGTATTTCTCTTCAATATTTCAATGACGGTCTTAAAAGGCCGCAAGACCAGTATTAGCCTCGTCATGTTAGCGGGTCTCTGGGGCCTCGCTGTGTTCTTCCTGTTCTCGTTCTACAACCCAAGTAACCTCGTCAAAGACAAGTACTACTGGTGGTGGGTTGTCCATCTTTGGGTAGAAGGTGTGTGGGAATTGATTCTCGGTGCGATGTTAGCGTTTGTCTTGATCAAAGTAACTGGTGTGGATCGCGAAGTGATTGAAAAATGGTTGTATTCGATCATTGCCATGTCACTCATTACCGGTATCATCGGTACCGGCCACCACTACTATTGGATTGGTGCACCTGAATATTGGCAATGGTGGGGTAGCGTGTTCTCTGCGCTGGAACCAATCCCATTCTTCATGATGACGGTGTTTGCGTTCAACATGGTGAATCGTCGTCGGAAAGATCATCCTAACCGTGCCGCTGTCTTGTGGGCCTTGGGCACTGGTGTGATGGCTTTCCTCGGTGCTGGTGTGTGGGGCTTCTTGCATACGTTAGCGCCAGTCAACTACTACACGCACGGCACGCAAATTACTGCTGCCCATGGTCATATGGCCTTCTATGGTGCGTATGCGATGGTAGTCATCACCATGATCAGTTACACCATGCCACTCATGCGTGGACGTTTGGCGAATAGCAATCGTGCACAAGTCATGGAAATGTGGTCGTTCTGGTTAATGACTGTGTCCATGGTATTCATTACTTTGTTCTTGACTGCGGCCGGTATTTTGCAAGTGTGGCTACAACGTGTAGCAAGCTCTCCACTCAGTTTCATGAGTACACAAGATCAACTCGCCATCTTCTATTGGTTGCGTTTGGGTTCTGGTGTGATCTTCCTGATCGGCTTGGGTTTATACATCTTTAGCTTCTTTGCCCGCGCCGGCGATGCCGAGCCGGTCGCTGAAGCGTCCACTTAA
- a CDS encoding Tex family protein, producing MLPSIEHRLAAELSAKPEQIAAAVGLLDEGATVPFISRYRKEVTGGLDDTQLRTLEDRLRYLRELEDRRAAIIASIEEQGKMTPVLLDAITHAEDKTRLEDLYLPYKQKRRTKAQIAVEAGLQPLADALLADPNLVPETAAEAYLKPAFSTANGDNPGVADVKAALDGARQILMERFAEDATLLQSIREYLLDHGIVETKVIEGKEDAGAKFADYFDYSETLGTIPSHRALAIFRGRREEFLTVNLRLDSEEEKPKWDAPLNPCESRIAAHFGVSNKGRAADKWLSDTVRWAWRVKVFMHLETELMTNLREKAEVEAIHVFARNLKDLLLAAPAGPRATMGLDPGLRTGVKVAVVDATGKVVDYTTIYPHQPRNDWDGALHTLAQLAAKHNVSLISIGNGTASRETDKLAQDLIKLKPELKLTKIVVSEAGASVYSASEFASKELPDLDVTIRGAVSIARRLQDPLAELVKIDPKSIGVGQYQHDVSQSQLARSLDAVVEDCVNAVGVDVNTASAPLLARVSGLSSSVAQSIVNFRDAKGMFKSRSDLRSVPRLGDKTFEQAAGFLRIMNGDNPLDRSAVHPESYPLVEKILADIKKDVKTVIGDSSALKGISPAKYADDKFGVPTITDILKELEKPGRDPRPEFTTATFKDGVEEIKDLRPDMILEGVITNVAAFGAFVDIGVHQDGLVHISALSNTFVKDPHTVVKAGQVVKVKVLEVDEKRKRIALTMRLTDSAPQPGSKPEQRADRDDSRRLNQHRQQQSHQAANSMANNAMNSAMASAFAKLKR from the coding sequence ATGTTACCTTCGATTGAACATCGCCTCGCCGCCGAACTGAGCGCTAAACCTGAACAAATCGCCGCTGCTGTCGGCTTGTTGGATGAAGGCGCGACCGTGCCATTTATTTCTCGTTACCGTAAAGAGGTCACGGGTGGACTCGACGATACTCAATTGCGTACTTTAGAAGATCGCTTGCGTTATCTGCGCGAACTGGAAGACCGTCGCGCCGCGATCATCGCATCGATCGAAGAGCAAGGCAAAATGACGCCGGTTTTACTCGATGCCATCACGCACGCCGAAGATAAAACACGTCTTGAAGATTTGTATTTGCCCTACAAACAAAAACGCCGCACCAAAGCACAGATCGCTGTGGAAGCCGGTCTTCAACCTTTGGCCGATGCTTTGTTGGCGGATCCTAACTTAGTTCCTGAAACCGCTGCCGAAGCCTATTTAAAGCCGGCGTTTTCGACCGCCAATGGCGATAATCCTGGCGTTGCCGATGTCAAAGCGGCACTCGATGGTGCGCGTCAAATTTTGATGGAACGTTTCGCCGAAGACGCGACCCTCTTGCAAAGTATTCGTGAATACTTACTTGATCACGGCATCGTGGAAACGAAAGTCATCGAAGGCAAAGAAGATGCGGGTGCAAAATTCGCCGATTATTTCGATTACAGCGAAACGCTAGGCACTATTCCTTCGCATCGCGCTTTGGCGATTTTCCGCGGCCGCCGCGAAGAATTCCTAACCGTGAACTTGCGCCTCGATAGCGAAGAAGAAAAACCAAAATGGGATGCCCCTTTGAATCCCTGCGAGAGCCGTATTGCCGCACATTTCGGCGTCAGCAACAAAGGCCGCGCCGCCGACAAATGGCTGAGCGACACCGTGCGCTGGGCATGGCGTGTGAAAGTCTTCATGCATCTCGAAACCGAATTGATGACGAACTTGCGCGAGAAAGCGGAAGTGGAAGCAATCCACGTATTTGCGCGCAATCTCAAAGATTTGTTGCTGGCGGCACCTGCTGGTCCACGCGCAACCATGGGTCTTGATCCAGGTTTGCGTACCGGCGTGAAAGTCGCCGTGGTCGATGCCACCGGCAAGGTGGTTGACTACACCACCATCTATCCGCACCAACCACGAAATGATTGGGATGGCGCTCTGCATACCTTGGCACAACTTGCTGCCAAACATAATGTGTCTTTGATTTCGATTGGTAACGGCACAGCTTCGCGCGAAACCGATAAGTTGGCGCAAGACTTAATTAAACTCAAACCAGAACTCAAACTGACCAAGATCGTGGTGTCTGAAGCGGGCGCTTCAGTGTATTCTGCTTCTGAATTCGCCTCTAAAGAATTGCCTGACCTCGACGTCACGATTCGTGGTGCAGTATCGATCGCACGTCGTTTGCAAGACCCGCTAGCGGAATTGGTGAAGATCGATCCGAAATCGATTGGCGTGGGTCAGTATCAACATGACGTCAGTCAATCACAATTGGCGCGATCACTCGATGCAGTGGTGGAGGATTGCGTAAATGCGGTCGGCGTCGACGTCAATACAGCCTCTGCGCCTTTGTTGGCGAGGGTCTCTGGCCTCTCGAGTAGTGTCGCGCAAAGTATTGTTAATTTTCGCGATGCCAAAGGCATGTTTAAATCACGTTCCGATTTGCGCTCGGTGCCACGTTTGGGCGATAAGACCTTTGAGCAAGCAGCTGGTTTCTTGCGCATCATGAATGGCGATAATCCACTCGATCGTTCTGCGGTTCACCCAGAGTCTTATCCTTTGGTCGAAAAAATCTTGGCCGACATTAAGAAAGACGTCAAAACTGTAATTGGTGATAGCTCGGCACTCAAAGGCATTTCGCCAGCCAAGTATGCCGATGACAAATTCGGTGTACCGACCATTACCGATATCTTGAAAGAATTAGAAAAGCCAGGCCGCGATCCTCGTCCCGAATTCACGACCGCCACTTTCAAAGACGGTGTCGAAGAGATCAAAGACTTGCGTCCCGATATGATCCTCGAAGGCGTGATTACGAACGTCGCTGCCTTTGGTGCTTTCGTCGACATCGGCGTGCATCAAGATGGTTTAGTGCATATCTCGGCACTCTCGAATACTTTCGTCAAAGATCCGCATACGGTCGTCAAGGCGGGTCAAGTGGTCAAAGTCAAAGTCTTGGAGGTCGATGAAAAACGCAAACGCATCGCCTTGACCATGCGTTTGACAGACTCAGCGCCACAACCAGGTAGCAAACCCGAACAGCGCGCTGATCGCGATGACTCCCGTCGCCTCAATCAACATCGTCAACAACAAAGTCATCAAGCGGCAAATTCCATGGCCAATAACGCCATGAATAGCGCCATGGCCTCTGCCTTTGCGAAGTTGAAGCGTTAA
- a CDS encoding nitric oxide reductase activation protein NorD → MEETVGAWWDKIVSKLAYSGFTEARVELHEVAPIAAILYQALGGDAGLQIQSGTARQHGARLGWLQRIAGIGERQEGSWRTERELFLPSFIDYFPSKELNRELYLWLLILLAHDCEPEAPWLLRNQAATLNALQHLPAFQQRYQDLVECLLQLRQQVYQPSEKTQAIELQIAQALRHPGSVKLPLELSVGIYPVICWMTPHPPAKAAPAPRPTALDQQENQAQAQNQQEQKQDLSRKKPQAEHTDMPEPKSPFMLLFRAESLFSWAEYVKVNRDLDEDDNPDAARAAEDLDILSIANDGKSLASRLRFDLDLPAEAEDDLILTEGLRYPEWDFKKQSYREHYAHVELMLARHTEQEMLPVRLHVLSQKLRRQFQCLQPQQTLLKAQAQGDEIDIDACVRFLTEPSQQAHARTTLPQVYTAWRRQQRDLACLLLADLSMSTDAAVDNQQRIIDVIRDSLYLFSEALDASGDKFALYGFSSVRRHHVRMHLLKGFDERYSGAIRARIAEIKPGFYTRMGAAVRHASATLQLQSAERRLLLILTDGKPNDLDHYEGRYGIEDTRIAIQEAREAGLIPFCVTVDDGAQDYLPHLFGANGFTIVKHINELPTILPRLYVQLTSH, encoded by the coding sequence ATGGAAGAAACCGTAGGCGCATGGTGGGACAAGATCGTCAGTAAGCTCGCCTATAGCGGTTTTACCGAGGCGCGGGTCGAGTTGCACGAAGTCGCACCCATCGCGGCCATCCTGTATCAAGCGCTTGGCGGCGATGCTGGTTTGCAGATCCAATCGGGTACTGCGCGCCAACATGGCGCACGACTCGGATGGCTGCAAAGAATCGCAGGCATCGGCGAGCGTCAAGAGGGCAGCTGGCGCACTGAGCGCGAGCTTTTCTTGCCGAGTTTCATCGACTACTTCCCCAGCAAGGAACTGAATCGTGAATTGTATTTGTGGCTGCTGATTTTACTTGCACACGATTGCGAACCCGAGGCGCCGTGGCTTCTGCGCAATCAAGCAGCTACCCTCAATGCACTCCAGCACCTGCCCGCTTTTCAACAACGTTACCAAGATCTGGTCGAGTGTCTGCTGCAATTGCGCCAACAAGTCTATCAGCCAAGCGAGAAAACCCAGGCCATCGAGCTGCAGATTGCGCAAGCACTACGACATCCCGGTAGCGTCAAGCTGCCACTTGAACTCAGCGTTGGCATCTATCCGGTGATCTGTTGGATGACACCTCATCCACCGGCCAAGGCAGCGCCCGCGCCGCGTCCTACCGCTCTCGATCAGCAGGAAAATCAGGCGCAGGCACAAAATCAACAAGAGCAAAAGCAAGACTTGTCACGTAAAAAACCTCAGGCCGAGCATACCGATATGCCCGAGCCAAAGAGTCCCTTCATGCTCTTGTTTAGAGCCGAGAGTTTGTTCTCGTGGGCGGAGTATGTGAAAGTCAATCGTGACCTCGATGAGGACGACAATCCCGATGCTGCGCGAGCCGCCGAAGATCTCGATATCTTAAGTATTGCCAATGACGGTAAATCTTTAGCCAGCCGCTTGCGCTTCGATTTGGATCTACCTGCAGAAGCCGAAGATGATTTGATCTTGACTGAAGGTTTGCGCTACCCCGAATGGGACTTCAAGAAGCAGTCTTATCGTGAGCACTACGCCCACGTTGAGCTGATGTTAGCGCGTCACACCGAGCAAGAAATGCTACCAGTGCGATTACATGTCCTCAGTCAAAAACTGCGACGTCAATTTCAATGCTTACAACCGCAACAAACTTTATTGAAAGCGCAAGCACAAGGCGACGAAATTGATATCGATGCTTGTGTGCGCTTCCTGACAGAGCCGTCACAACAAGCCCATGCCCGTACCACCCTACCGCAGGTGTACACAGCGTGGCGACGACAACAACGTGACCTTGCTTGCCTACTCTTAGCCGATTTGTCGATGTCGACCGACGCTGCGGTCGACAACCAGCAAAGAATCATCGATGTGATCCGTGACAGTCTCTATCTCTTTTCTGAGGCTTTGGACGCCAGCGGTGACAAATTTGCCCTCTATGGCTTCTCATCAGTGCGCCGTCATCACGTCCGCATGCACCTCTTAAAGGGCTTCGACGAGCGTTATAGCGGAGCGATCCGTGCCCGCATCGCCGAAATCAAACCGGGCTTTTACACACGCATGGGGGCGGCTGTGCGACATGCCAGCGCCACCCTACAACTACAAAGTGCGGAGCGACGCCTCTTATTGATTCTGACCGATGGCAAGCCCAACGACCTCGACCATTACGAAGGTCGATATGGCATCGAAGATACGCGCATCGCCATACAAGAAGCACGCGAGGCTGGCTTGATCCCATTTTGTGTCACGGTCGATGATGGGGCGCAGGATTACCTCCCCCACTTATTCGGCGCGAACGGCTTTACGATTGTCAAACACATCAACGAGCTACCAACCATCTTACCGCGCTTATACGTGCAGCTGACTTCGCATTGA
- a CDS encoding 4Fe-4S binding protein, which translates to MTKAAPEMSTCASHSNSCSSSAKPSSKAARVQQWRRFTQAGFFILFIIAPIFDIFRLDLNLKHFILFGFDWTLGLEHFVPGKSSPLEAASAIFLRAILPLLSLAAALIYISWKWGRLYCGWLCPHFSMVETINQTLRKAIGKQSLWDSAPIPEHNPDGSTTKADPIWWFLVLPLVALCAVTWAVALLTYLLPPMEIYHNLWHATLTRNQAVFITAASIAFFIEFMFARHLFCRYACALGLFQSLAWMANRKAMVVGFQRPRARDCASCDSACDHACPMRLQPRSVKRMMFACVQCGQCLDACEKSQTHNPDGPLLTWLHDQEAQSEAALNGKQARIITIHRAQEHQENTQQEQTWKKP; encoded by the coding sequence ATGACGAAGGCAGCTCCAGAAATGTCAACATGCGCTTCACATTCAAACTCTTGTTCTTCCTCTGCGAAGCCCTCATCAAAAGCTGCGCGAGTTCAACAATGGCGCCGCTTCACACAGGCTGGCTTTTTTATCTTATTCATCATCGCCCCTATCTTTGATATTTTCAGGCTCGATCTCAATCTCAAACATTTCATCCTGTTCGGATTCGATTGGACTTTGGGGCTAGAACATTTTGTGCCAGGCAAAAGCTCTCCGCTAGAAGCCGCCAGCGCCATTTTTTTGAGAGCGATTCTGCCACTCTTGAGTCTTGCAGCGGCTCTCATTTATATCAGCTGGAAATGGGGTCGCCTTTACTGTGGTTGGCTCTGCCCCCACTTCTCCATGGTCGAAACAATTAATCAAACTTTGCGTAAAGCGATCGGCAAACAAAGTTTGTGGGATAGCGCTCCTATCCCTGAACATAATCCCGATGGCAGTACCACCAAAGCAGATCCGATCTGGTGGTTCTTAGTATTGCCCTTGGTCGCGCTCTGTGCCGTGACTTGGGCGGTGGCACTCCTGACCTATCTACTGCCGCCAATGGAGATTTATCACAACCTTTGGCATGCGACGCTCACCCGCAATCAAGCGGTTTTTATCACGGCTGCCAGCATTGCTTTCTTCATTGAATTTATGTTTGCGCGCCACCTTTTTTGTCGCTACGCCTGCGCGCTTGGGCTATTTCAAAGTCTCGCGTGGATGGCTAATCGCAAAGCCATGGTGGTGGGCTTTCAACGACCACGGGCGCGTGATTGCGCGAGCTGCGATTCGGCTTGTGACCACGCCTGCCCTATGCGTTTACAACCTCGCAGCGTCAAACGCATGATGTTCGCCTGCGTGCAATGTGGCCAATGCCTTGATGCTTGCGAGAAAAGCCAAACACACAATCCTGACGGACCGCTACTCACTTGGTTGCATGATCAAGAGGCGCAATCCGAGGCGGCGCTCAACGGAAAACAAGCGCGTATCATCACCATCCACCGCGCTCAGGAGCACCAAGAAAACACTCAGCAGGAGCAAACATGGAAGAAACCGTAG
- a CDS encoding c-type cytochrome, which yields MSSSFTKSTARNIFYGGSVFFFLFFVGLTFDTMSGLPKRDNSSQLTEATARGKKIWETRNCIGCHTLLGEGAYFAPELGNVYKRRGPEFIKAWMASQPTGAPGRRQMPQFHLNEGELNDLVEFLKYTSEINTSSWPPNIEG from the coding sequence ATGAGCTCATCGTTCACTAAATCCACCGCGCGGAATATCTTTTATGGAGGTTCCGTCTTCTTCTTTCTGTTTTTTGTTGGTCTCACTTTCGACACCATGAGTGGCTTGCCGAAGCGCGACAATAGCTCACAGCTGACTGAAGCCACCGCACGCGGCAAAAAGATCTGGGAAACACGCAATTGTATCGGCTGTCACACTTTGCTCGGCGAAGGCGCCTATTTCGCTCCTGAACTCGGCAATGTGTATAAGCGCCGTGGCCCAGAATTTATCAAAGCATGGATGGCTTCCCAGCCCACGGGTGCACCGGGGCGTCGCCAAATGCCGCAATTTCATCTCAACGAAGGCGAACTCAATGATTTGGTCGAGTTTCTGAAATACACCTCAGAGATCAACACCAGCAGTTGGCCACCCAATATCGAGGGTTAA
- the prmC gene encoding peptide chain release factor N(5)-glutamine methyltransferase — MSQLFQAGDTLQQCQRRSPLDALETRMLIEHVTGYTRVQLITKAEQALNAEQAQQLSSLVQARQVGQPIAYLLGEREFFGLNFKVSPAVLIPRPDTELLVELALEMSPRPAHILDLGTGSGAIAVTLAAQEAQFTVTAADISPAALAIAQDNAKRLAANNPVRFFQSDWFRSIPAQQFDTIVSNPPYIVKDDEHLQQGDLRFEPIDALTDHSDGLSAYRSIIQGTPHYLRHGGCLLMEHGYHQAEQVQALLQQAGFQAVRSWQDLAGIWRVTGGVWHGN, encoded by the coding sequence ATGAGCCAGCTGTTTCAAGCTGGCGATACCCTGCAGCAGTGCCAACGTCGGTCGCCGCTTGATGCCTTAGAAACCCGTATGCTGATCGAGCATGTCACGGGTTATACGCGGGTTCAGTTGATCACCAAGGCGGAGCAAGCACTGAATGCTGAGCAAGCTCAACAACTGTCAAGCCTAGTTCAGGCGCGCCAAGTGGGGCAGCCGATCGCCTATCTCTTAGGAGAGCGCGAATTTTTCGGTTTGAACTTCAAGGTCTCGCCTGCAGTACTCATTCCGCGTCCCGACACAGAATTATTAGTCGAGTTGGCCTTGGAGATGAGCCCCCGCCCAGCGCACATCCTTGATCTTGGTACCGGCTCTGGCGCCATTGCCGTCACCCTTGCGGCACAAGAAGCACAATTCACTGTGACTGCGGCTGACATCAGCCCTGCAGCACTGGCGATTGCACAAGACAATGCCAAGCGTCTCGCGGCCAACAATCCTGTGCGTTTCTTTCAGAGTGATTGGTTTCGCAGCATCCCTGCGCAACAATTCGACACCATCGTCAGCAATCCGCCGTACATCGTGAAAGACGACGAACACTTACAACAAGGTGATCTGCGCTTCGAACCGATTGATGCATTGACTGATCACAGCGATGGCCTAAGCGCCTATCGCAGCATCATTCAAGGCACGCCACACTACCTGCGGCATGGCGGCTGCTTATTGATGGAACACGGCTACCACCAAGCGGAACAAGTACAAGCATTGCTGCAGCAAGCCGGTTTTCAGGCGGTGCGCAGTTGGCAGGATCTCGCAGGAATTTGGCGCGTTACCGGAGGCGTTTGGCATGGAAATTAG
- a CDS encoding GNAT family N-acetyltransferase produces MEISNDKGRLDLPLIHRFLSEESTWAKQIPFATVQTSIEHSLCFGGYENGQQIAFARVVSDYATFAYLMDVFVLPEYRGRGLSRQLLMAIQAHPRLQGLRRFLLASSDARGLYQKFGFHALGKPEIMMEINVPDIYARQGRS; encoded by the coding sequence ATGGAAATTAGTAACGACAAAGGTCGACTCGATCTGCCACTGATTCATCGTTTTCTGTCCGAAGAAAGCACATGGGCCAAACAGATTCCATTCGCCACGGTGCAAACTTCCATCGAACATTCACTGTGTTTCGGTGGCTACGAAAACGGCCAACAAATCGCCTTCGCTCGTGTCGTCAGTGACTACGCCACTTTTGCCTATTTGATGGATGTGTTCGTGTTACCAGAATACCGCGGTCGTGGCCTCAGCCGCCAATTACTGATGGCAATTCAAGCCCACCCGCGATTACAAGGCTTGCGCCGTTTCTTGCTGGCCAGCAGCGACGCTCGCGGCTTGTATCAAAAATTCGGCTTCCACGCCTTGGGCAAACCCGAGATCATGATGGAAATTAACGTGCCCGATATTTACGCACGGCAGGGGCGCAGCTGA